CACTGTATTTTGGCAGAGAGGATTGCGATTGTGCTTGCAACCTGGTCTTTACAACATCCAGGGGGTAGCAACAAGCCCAGCTGGCAACTCCTGCTAGCCCTCCTGCCACCATCATTGTTTGCAGGCTTTCTTGGCAGCTCTTTCTGCAGCCCGGGTGAAGCTGCTCTCTCATATACTCGTATGTCCAAAAGTACAAACAATGAGCGGGCGCATCCCTCAGCACAGTTATGGTTAGACCTCGGTACATTCCCTTTAAACCTTCTGCTTTGAATATGCTTTTGGCAACGCTCATGGGGCCGTTGTGAGCATCTGCATGATGGAGTTTCGCATAGACGTTATTCTGCAGTTGAAGTCGGATTTTGACTAATTCTATAGGAGTGAGCAGTAGGCTCTGAAGAGCGCCAGTGCAGAATCCTCCTAAAGCAACACCCTTGTAGGAAGGAGGATCTTGAGCAGAAAGGGATGAGTCGAATGCTCGAGAGAGGACAGCATTGATCTGAAAAACCATTGCATTCTGCAAAGTGGAAAATGAATAGTCAGCATGTATGGCTCCATTCGTGGAGACAATGGTAATATGATTTtcacaaaaccaaaaaccatcgCTGTTTTAAGATAATgtgattatataatttatattgtcCAGTTTGGTTAGCCAGATCACATCTGGAGCTGTAC
This genomic interval from Carya illinoinensis cultivar Pawnee chromosome 2, C.illinoinensisPawnee_v1, whole genome shotgun sequence contains the following:
- the LOC122301053 gene encoding mitochondrial arginine transporter BAC2-like; translated protein: MDFAPEFLASSLGREFVAGGLGGVAGIISGYPLDTLRVRQQHSNAGSAFGILRNVVAKEGPAALYRGMGAPLASITFQNAMVFQINAVLSRAFDSSLSAQDPPSYKGVALGGFCTGALQSLLLTPIELVKIRLQLQNNVYAKLHHADAHNGPMSVAKSIFKAEGLKGMYRGLTITVLRDAPAHCLYFWTYEYMREQLHPGCRKSCQESLQTMMVAGGLAGVASWACCYPLDVVKTRLQAQSQSSLPKYSGIVDCFRKSVREEGYRVLWRGLGTAVARAFIVNGAIFTAYEMSLRCLFNNGSLQAENAI